A genomic window from Sebastes fasciatus isolate fSebFas1 chromosome 7, fSebFas1.pri, whole genome shotgun sequence includes:
- the LOC141771702 gene encoding P2Y purinoceptor 13-like isoform X1, translated as MALVQQLLRLTQASGGRGTGTEQNKPLSRQLEQEARKERVFQKGRKTGKRVGIVTRQPHSSSRDHPLRGKRISLVPVFKYCSFHCLSLFFTCPAATDDKDTIRRSTEDQKMNNSLSNTSIKCVRDTSVTAVVFPFLYSILFIVALILNSLAAWIFFSIPSTSTFLVFLKNVVVADLLMTLTIPLRVLSDAGVGSWRLRAFHCRYSAVLFYITMYISILLLGLISLDRYLKIVRPFGKCALQRVRVGQMLSAAVWAVMLSLALPNVILSDQPPRVSGGRLKCTSMKSSAGLLWHEGFNYFCQVVFWGTLALMVVCYTFISKKVYESYKASKSRSQSSRRTKAKVFVVVGVFFICFAPFHFARVPYTLTQTRSMASHCQAQNALYIAKETTLWLSATNVCLDPLIYVFLCKVFRRRLTAAICRKPLHKSATESTTATSTQLEMSKVAQSNRLSYNGIPQ; from the exons ATGGCTTTGGTGCAACAGCTACTGAGACTGACGCAGGCTAGCGGAGGCAGGGGGACTGGCACGGAGCAGAACAAGCCTCTCAGCAGACAATTGGAACAGGAAGCAAGGAAGGAAAGGGTCTTTCAGAAAGGAAGGAAGACTGGCAAACGCGTTGGGATTGTGACAAGACAGCCACACAGTAGCTCCAGAGACCACCCATT aagaggaaagaggatTTCACTTGTTCCTGTTTTTAAATACTGTAGTTTTCATTGCTTATCATTATTCTTCACATGCCCCGCAGCCACAGACGATAAGGACACAATAAGAAG GTCCACCGAAGATCAGAAGATGAACAACAGCCTGTCAAACACTTCTATCAAGTGTGTCCGGGATACCAGTGTGACAGCTGTGGTGTTTCCCTTCCTATACAGCATCCTCTTTATAGTCGCCCTCATACTGAATTCCCTGGCTGCATGGATCTTCTTCAGCATCCCCAGCACCTCGACATTTCTGGTCTTTCTAAAAAATGTG GTGGTGGCTGACTTGCTGATGACCCTGACCATCCCTCTGAGAGTCTTAAGCGATGCAGGCGTGGGCTCCTGGCGACTACGCGCCTTCCACTGCCGATACTCCGCGGTCCTGTTCTACATCACCATGTACATCAGCATCCTCTTGCTGGGCCTCATCAGCCTGGACCGCTACCTGAAGATAGTCAGGCCCTTTGGGAAGTGCGCCCTGCAGCGGGTTCGCGTCGGTCAGATGCTGAGCGCAGCTGTCTGGGCGGTCATGTTATCTTTGGCATTGCCAAACGTGATTCTAAGTGACCAGCCACCACGGGTCTCTGGAGGCAGACTGAAGTGTACCTCTATGAAGAGCAGCGCCGGCCTGCTTTGGCATGAAGGATTCAACTACTTCTGTCAG GTGGTTTTCTGGGGGACGCTGGCCCTGATGGTGGTTTGCTACACGTTCATCAGCAAGAAGGTTTATGAGTCATACAAAGCCTCAAAGAGCAGATCTCAATCCAGTCGCAGAACCAAGGCAAAGGTATTCGTGGTGGTGGGGGTGTTCTTCATCTGCTTTGCCCCCTTCCACTTCGCCCGCGTTCCCTACACTCTGACCCAAACCCGCAGCATGGCGAGCCACTGCCAGGCACAGAACGCCCTCTACATCGCAAAGGAAACCACCCTGTGGCTGTCGGCCACTAATGTGTGTCTGGACCCGCTTATCTACGTGTTCCTGTGTAAGGTGTTCAGGAGAAGGCTGACAGCTGCAATCTGCCGAAAGCCACTCCACAAAAGCGCCACGGAGTCTACCACGGCGACGTCAACTCAACTGGAGATGTCAAAGGTCGCCCAAAGTAACAGACTGTCATATAACGGGATACCACAGTAA
- the LOC141771702 gene encoding P2Y purinoceptor 13-like isoform X2, with the protein MNNSLSNTSIKCVRDTSVTAVVFPFLYSILFIVALILNSLAAWIFFSIPSTSTFLVFLKNVVVADLLMTLTIPLRVLSDAGVGSWRLRAFHCRYSAVLFYITMYISILLLGLISLDRYLKIVRPFGKCALQRVRVGQMLSAAVWAVMLSLALPNVILSDQPPRVSGGRLKCTSMKSSAGLLWHEGFNYFCQVVFWGTLALMVVCYTFISKKVYESYKASKSRSQSSRRTKAKVFVVVGVFFICFAPFHFARVPYTLTQTRSMASHCQAQNALYIAKETTLWLSATNVCLDPLIYVFLCKVFRRRLTAAICRKPLHKSATESTTATSTQLEMSKVAQSNRLSYNGIPQ; encoded by the exons ATGAACAACAGCCTGTCAAACACTTCTATCAAGTGTGTCCGGGATACCAGTGTGACAGCTGTGGTGTTTCCCTTCCTATACAGCATCCTCTTTATAGTCGCCCTCATACTGAATTCCCTGGCTGCATGGATCTTCTTCAGCATCCCCAGCACCTCGACATTTCTGGTCTTTCTAAAAAATGTG GTGGTGGCTGACTTGCTGATGACCCTGACCATCCCTCTGAGAGTCTTAAGCGATGCAGGCGTGGGCTCCTGGCGACTACGCGCCTTCCACTGCCGATACTCCGCGGTCCTGTTCTACATCACCATGTACATCAGCATCCTCTTGCTGGGCCTCATCAGCCTGGACCGCTACCTGAAGATAGTCAGGCCCTTTGGGAAGTGCGCCCTGCAGCGGGTTCGCGTCGGTCAGATGCTGAGCGCAGCTGTCTGGGCGGTCATGTTATCTTTGGCATTGCCAAACGTGATTCTAAGTGACCAGCCACCACGGGTCTCTGGAGGCAGACTGAAGTGTACCTCTATGAAGAGCAGCGCCGGCCTGCTTTGGCATGAAGGATTCAACTACTTCTGTCAG GTGGTTTTCTGGGGGACGCTGGCCCTGATGGTGGTTTGCTACACGTTCATCAGCAAGAAGGTTTATGAGTCATACAAAGCCTCAAAGAGCAGATCTCAATCCAGTCGCAGAACCAAGGCAAAGGTATTCGTGGTGGTGGGGGTGTTCTTCATCTGCTTTGCCCCCTTCCACTTCGCCCGCGTTCCCTACACTCTGACCCAAACCCGCAGCATGGCGAGCCACTGCCAGGCACAGAACGCCCTCTACATCGCAAAGGAAACCACCCTGTGGCTGTCGGCCACTAATGTGTGTCTGGACCCGCTTATCTACGTGTTCCTGTGTAAGGTGTTCAGGAGAAGGCTGACAGCTGCAATCTGCCGAAAGCCACTCCACAAAAGCGCCACGGAGTCTACCACGGCGACGTCAACTCAACTGGAGATGTCAAAGGTCGCCCAAAGTAACAGACTGTCATATAACGGGATACCACAGTAA
- the LOC141770761 gene encoding P2Y purinoceptor 13-like, producing the protein MDEFMDPPFDRNQQSAAVPVNQTSHNDSKCDGFNYHSNLVPALYLLMFPVALLLNSVAAWVSLHLKSTSTFVVYLKNLVAADIIMTLIIPIKAARDLPGTPKTVYILSCYLSSIFYSTQYTCITLLAFISLDRFFKIMMPQSKFFGQNLTFSKLASGSVWVILLGGSALPNIILSNKSVANITVISSCMKLKGQAGIEVHKKIVIYLNVFFWLVSVVIAVCYICITNKVIQSFRNSGSSNNQGKQKIKLRVFLVLIVFFVSFGPYHIYRIPYTFQQVKSSVTGNPDKSIRFVKELTLWLASTNICMDPLLYVFLCREFKDKLMSMMKKLSISFQVALAGKAGGTSTQSGV; encoded by the exons ATGGATGAATTCATGGATCCTCCCTTTGACAGAAACCAGCAGA GTGCAGCGGTGCCAGTGAATCAAACATCTCACAACGACTCAAAGTGCGACGGCTTCAACTACCACTCAAATTTGGTCCCAGCTCTCTATTTGTTGATGTTCCCCGTAGCTCTGTTGCTGAACAGCGTGGCAGCCTGGGTTTCTCTGCACCTCAAGTCCACCTCCACTTTTGTGGTGTATCTGAAAAATCTAGTCGCCGCTGACATCATTATGACCTTAATCATCCCAATCAAAGCCGCAAGAGACTTGCCGGGTACGCCAAAAACAGTCTACATACTCTCATGTTATCTCAGTTCCATTTTCTACAGCACACAGTACACGTGTATCACTTTATTGGCCTTTATCAGTCTGGACCGTTTCTTCAAGATCATGATGCCCCAAAGCAAGTTCTTTGGTCAGAATCTGACCTTCAGCAAACTGGCATCAGGCTCAGTGTGGGTGATACTGCTTGGAGGCTCAGCTTTACCTAATATCATTTTAAGTAACAAGTCGGTGGCCAATATAACAGTGATCAGCTCTTGTATGAAGCTGAAAGGACAGGCTGGAATTGAAGTCCATAAAAAGATAGTGATTTACCTCAATGTTTTCTTCTGGCTCGTCAGCGTGGTCATTGCGGTTTGCTACATTTGCATCACAAACAAGGTTATCCAGTCTTTTAGAAACTCCGGCAGCAGCAACAACCAGGGAAAGCAGAAGATCAAACTGCGTGTGTTTCTAGTCCTCATTGTGTTCTTTGTGTCATTCGGACCGTACCACATTTACAGGATTCCGTACACTTTTCAACAAGTCAAGTCCTCCGTTACCGGCAACCCAGATAAAAGCATCCGGTTTGTCAAGGAACTCACCCTCTGGCTTGCCAGTACAAACATCTGCATGGACCCACTTCTCTATGTCTTTCTGTGTCGCGAGTTCAAGGACAAGCTTATGTCTATGATGAAAAAATTGTCCATCTCGTTTCAAGTAGCCTTAGCAGGGAAAGCAGGAGGCACTTCAACACAGAGTGGAGTCTGA